The Actinocorallia herbida DNA window AGGCTCGGTCCCGAGATCGTGCGCGTCGGCGAGCGCTTCCGCTTCCTCGACGCGCACCGCGACCTGTCCGTCGCCGGCCCCTGGAAGGACCCCGACCCGCAGGAGCCGCTGCTCGCCTGGATCACCGCCGCCCAGGACCGCGGCGAGCTCGAGCGCGGCCTCCCGCCCGACTGGACCTACGCGATGGTGCACGCCCTCGCCGTCGCCGCGAACGACCAGGCCCTGACCGGCCGCCGCACGCCCGACGAGGCGGGCCGCCTCCTCGCCGAGACCCTCGTCCGGTCCTTCCTCGCCAGGCCCTGACCGGTCTCCCCGAGCGCGGGCTCGACGTGGCCGGAGCCGTCCGGGCGCCGGCCCCTTCGGCCTCCCGACCCCCGGGCCCGCCCACCGGACCGGGCAGGTCCGGTGGGCGGGCCCGGCGTCCGTCAGGCGCCCGCGCCGACCACGCGGTAGTGGTAGTCGCTGTCGCCGAACATGGCGTCGATGGCGAGGAGGCGCTTCAGGTAGTGGCCGATGGCGAGCTCGTCGGTCATGCCGATGCCGCCATGGGTCTGCACCGCGGCTTCGGCGAGGGCGCGGCCGAGCCTGCCGACCTGGGCCTTGAGCACCGACACGTCGCGCCGGGTGGCCCGGCCGGCCTCGGCGAGCGCGGCGGTGTAGAGCAGGGTGCCGCGGGCCTTGGTGTGCGCGATCTTCATGTCGGCCAGCCGGTGGGCGACGGTCTGGAAGGTCGCGATCGGGACACCGAACTGCCGCCGTGACCCGGC harbors:
- a CDS encoding TetR/AcrR family transcriptional regulator; this translates as MTPPNQPLRADAQRNRDAVLAAAIGMLGTRPDASMQEIAAASGVGRTTVYRHFPTREDLVRALFGRAIEEQRAIVTAAVAEGGSAAAVLRRLGPEIVRVGERFRFLDAHRDLSVAGPWKDPDPQEPLLAWITAAQDRGELERGLPPDWTYAMVHALAVAANDQALTGRRTPDEAGRLLAETLVRSFLARP